A region of Paractinoplanes abujensis DNA encodes the following proteins:
- the leuS gene encoding leucine--tRNA ligase: MSSESETPKFRYTAALANEIEPRWQAYWAENGTFQAPNPAGELADPAHPRFGAPKLHVQDMFPYPSGAGLHVGHPLGYIGTDSYTRYKRMAGFNVLHPMGFDAFGLPAEQYAVQTGTHPAVTTAANVERYKNQLRRLGLAYDDRRSFATTDPEYYRWTQWIFLQVFNSWYDTTIRKARPIADLIAEFESGTRPTPGKTWAELSPVERRQLIDDHRLAYVSEAPVNWCPGLGTVLANEEVTPDGRSERGNYPVFQRNLKQWMMRITAYGDRLVEDLDTLDWPEPVKLMQRNWIGRSRGAHVDFTVGADKITVFTTRPDTLFGATYMVLAPEHELVSRIAPKDWPTGTNAKWTGGAATPGEAIAAYRAAAAAKTEEQRTEGKEKTGVFTGAYATNPVNGKDVPVFIADYVLAGYGTGAIMAVPGQDTRDWEFAEVFELPIIRTVKAPDDFEGAFTGEGVAINSDWLDGKGVAEAKAEMITWLEQHGHGKGATTWRLRDWLFSRQRYWGEPFPIVYDETGLPVALPESMLPVVLPDVDDFSPRTFDPDDADSEPETPLSRKKDWVNVELDLGDGLKSYTRETNTMPQWAGSCWYELRYLDPHNDKALVDADNEAYWMGPQRDGDCGGVDLYVGGVEHAVLHLLYARFWHKVLYDLGHVSSFEPFRRLFNQGYIQAYAFRDERGVIVPAEEVEELGGRYYYRNTQEVFREYGKMGKSLKNVVTPDEMCEQYGADTFRVYEMAMGPLDVSRPWETRAVVGSQRFLQRVWRLVVDEETGAVRVGDEPLEPAVRKTLHRTIAGVREDLDELRFNTAIAKLIELTNTLTPLPSASREAVEPLLLMLSPFAPHLAEELWGKLGHAGTLAYADFPVADPAQLVAESITYPVQINGKVKARVEVSPSAPEAEVREQALAAVVDALAGRTPKKVIVVAGRLVSVVV; the protein is encoded by the coding sequence ATGAGCAGCGAGTCAGAGACCCCGAAGTTCCGTTACACCGCCGCGCTGGCCAACGAGATCGAGCCGCGCTGGCAGGCCTACTGGGCCGAGAACGGGACGTTCCAGGCGCCCAACCCGGCGGGCGAGCTGGCCGATCCCGCGCACCCGCGGTTCGGCGCGCCCAAGCTGCACGTGCAGGACATGTTCCCGTACCCCTCCGGGGCGGGCCTGCACGTCGGGCACCCGCTCGGCTACATCGGCACCGACAGCTACACCCGGTACAAGCGCATGGCCGGCTTCAACGTGCTGCACCCGATGGGCTTCGACGCCTTCGGCCTGCCCGCCGAGCAGTACGCGGTGCAGACCGGCACGCACCCGGCGGTCACCACGGCGGCCAACGTCGAGCGCTACAAGAACCAGCTGCGCCGCCTGGGCCTGGCCTACGACGACCGGCGCTCGTTCGCGACCACCGACCCGGAGTACTACCGGTGGACGCAGTGGATCTTCCTGCAGGTCTTCAACTCCTGGTACGACACCACGATCCGCAAGGCCCGCCCGATCGCGGACCTGATCGCGGAGTTCGAGTCCGGCACCCGTCCCACGCCCGGTAAGACCTGGGCCGAGCTGTCACCGGTCGAGCGCCGGCAGCTGATCGACGACCACCGCCTGGCCTACGTCAGCGAGGCCCCGGTCAACTGGTGCCCCGGCCTGGGCACGGTGCTGGCCAATGAGGAGGTCACGCCGGACGGGCGCAGCGAACGCGGCAACTACCCCGTGTTCCAGCGCAACCTGAAGCAGTGGATGATGCGGATCACCGCGTACGGGGATCGCCTGGTCGAGGACCTGGACACGCTGGACTGGCCGGAGCCGGTCAAGCTGATGCAGCGCAACTGGATCGGCCGGTCCCGCGGGGCCCACGTCGACTTCACGGTCGGCGCTGACAAGATCACCGTCTTCACCACGCGGCCCGACACCCTGTTCGGCGCCACCTACATGGTGCTGGCGCCCGAGCACGAGCTGGTCTCCCGCATCGCGCCGAAGGACTGGCCGACCGGCACGAACGCGAAGTGGACCGGTGGCGCCGCCACGCCCGGCGAGGCGATCGCCGCCTATCGCGCGGCCGCCGCGGCCAAGACCGAGGAGCAGCGCACCGAGGGCAAGGAGAAGACCGGCGTCTTCACCGGCGCGTACGCGACCAACCCGGTCAACGGCAAGGACGTGCCGGTCTTCATCGCCGACTACGTGCTGGCCGGCTACGGCACCGGCGCGATCATGGCGGTGCCCGGCCAGGACACCCGCGACTGGGAGTTCGCCGAGGTCTTCGAGCTGCCCATCATCCGTACGGTGAAAGCTCCCGACGATTTTGAGGGTGCCTTCACCGGCGAGGGTGTGGCGATCAACAGTGACTGGCTGGACGGCAAGGGCGTCGCCGAGGCCAAGGCCGAGATGATCACCTGGCTGGAGCAGCACGGCCACGGCAAGGGCGCGACCACGTGGCGCCTGCGCGACTGGCTGTTCAGCCGGCAGCGCTACTGGGGCGAGCCGTTCCCGATCGTCTACGACGAGACCGGCCTGCCGGTGGCGCTGCCCGAGTCGATGCTGCCGGTCGTGCTGCCCGACGTCGACGACTTCTCGCCCCGCACGTTCGACCCGGACGACGCGGACAGCGAGCCCGAGACCCCGCTGTCGCGCAAGAAGGACTGGGTCAACGTCGAGCTGGACCTGGGCGACGGCCTGAAGTCGTACACCCGCGAGACCAACACCATGCCGCAGTGGGCCGGTTCCTGCTGGTACGAGCTGCGCTACCTGGACCCGCACAACGACAAGGCGCTGGTCGACGCGGACAACGAGGCGTACTGGATGGGCCCGCAGCGCGACGGCGACTGCGGTGGTGTCGACCTGTACGTCGGCGGTGTCGAGCACGCCGTCCTGCACCTGCTGTACGCCCGGTTCTGGCACAAGGTCCTGTACGACCTGGGGCACGTCTCGTCGTTCGAGCCGTTCCGCCGGCTGTTCAACCAGGGCTACATCCAGGCGTACGCGTTCCGCGACGAGCGCGGCGTCATCGTGCCCGCCGAGGAGGTGGAGGAGCTGGGCGGCCGGTACTACTACCGCAACACCCAGGAGGTCTTCCGCGAGTACGGCAAGATGGGCAAGTCGCTGAAGAACGTCGTCACCCCCGACGAGATGTGCGAGCAGTACGGCGCGGACACGTTCCGGGTCTACGAGATGGCGATGGGCCCGCTGGACGTCTCCCGCCCGTGGGAGACCCGGGCGGTCGTGGGGTCGCAGCGGTTCCTGCAGCGCGTGTGGCGTCTGGTGGTCGATGAGGAGACCGGAGCCGTACGGGTGGGGGACGAGCCGCTGGAACCGGCGGTGCGCAAGACGCTGCACCGGACGATCGCGGGCGTCCGCGAGGACCTGGACGAGCTGCGCTTCAACACCGCCATCGCGAAGCTGATCGAGCTGACCAACACGCTGACCCCGCTGCCGTCGGCGTCGCGGGAGGCGGTCGAGCCGCTGCTGCTGATGCTGTCGCCGTTCGCGCCGCACCTGGCCGAGGAGCTGTGGGGCAAACTGGGGCACGCGGGCACGCTGGCCTACGCCGACTTCCCGGTGGCCGACCCGGCGCAGCTGGTGGCCGAGTCGATCACGTATCCGGTGCAGATCAACGGCAAGGTCAAGGCGCGCGTCGAGGTGTCGCCGTCGGCCCCCGAGGCCGAGGTGCGCGAGCAGGCGCTGGCCGCCGTGGTGGACGCACTGGCCGGGCGGACGCCCAAGAAGGTCATCGTCGTCGCGGGCCGCCTGGTCAGCGTCGTCGTCTGA
- a CDS encoding M36 family metallopeptidase, producing the protein MRPFSVPSATRRVGAAAAGVVLLAALLPAQAQAAPVPGAVTGATDSKQQRRADYDSRQNLAAAAAAQPTAALSRAVVPAPAGNAVKTLRDSLGVQGIVDIDRATGTPRRVAKLDGFLTGPSTKKPAKIALDYVKAHPEVFGIDAADLATLVLRQDYVDVEGTHHLSWVQVADGVPVFGNGLKAHVTADGRLVQVDGSPLKALPSSAGAAKVSATAARAAAVKDVFGTSTAKVTKTEGGKTTFSDKGNAKQVWFQTASGPRLAWQTIAVDEGYVHVVDAASGEVLYRKSTIANDRADVWQNYPGAPKGGKQQPVDLAGKGWLPNNARVLSGNVAHVWSDVNDNDLPDASEEVGPSGVRSWNYPFVDFNDEVGGLCSDAYPCSWDPETPNSWQTNRKQNAVQLFAFLGTFHDHLKAGPIGFTRAAGNFEAQDGDAVQGQAMDGANTADGLPDANHTDNANMNTPPDGIPPVMQMYLLSPGPSSVAANTGDEADVVFHEYTHGLSNRLVVDADGNSTLSDQQGGAMGEAWSDFYAWDYLVAKGLEKDTAKPGEVLVGKYWTAGGTIRYEALDCPVGSAATECAGTPGAGPGGFTYGDYGKIYAGGPEVHADGEIWAQTLWDLRQAVGSKTAQSIVTRGMELSPSNPSFLDMRNSILAADLVVNKGKNAKTIWKVFAKRGMGYFAAAIDGDDAQPVEDFSTPPSANTPRGTLKGKATDSDTGAAVAGLTVAFGGHASGFAGDYRATTGADGTYTISGIIPGTYAKVYARGAGYDQVVKTLSINSGTKTENWSVRKDWAASSGGASIVSFTGVDYTPYGCGPNELIDQSQLAGWGSEIETEAGQNAVIRLSGTVDVSELVINPSATCGDDETASTGGYRVETSVDGTTWAVAASGTFPAGTVTPTPVALAAGTGDGIGFVRFTMLTSQGQDAGLCPAGQPPTVSGCVFLDSTELAVYGQAG; encoded by the coding sequence TTGAGACCGTTTTCCGTACCGTCCGCGACCCGGCGGGTCGGGGCGGCGGCCGCCGGTGTCGTCCTGCTGGCAGCGTTGTTGCCCGCGCAGGCGCAGGCCGCGCCGGTACCCGGCGCAGTGACCGGGGCCACCGACAGCAAGCAGCAGCGGCGAGCCGACTACGACAGCCGCCAGAACCTGGCCGCCGCCGCGGCCGCGCAACCGACCGCCGCCCTGAGCCGCGCCGTCGTGCCGGCACCCGCGGGCAACGCGGTGAAGACTCTGCGTGACTCCCTGGGTGTACAGGGGATCGTCGACATCGACCGGGCGACGGGAACTCCGCGCCGGGTGGCGAAGCTCGACGGGTTCCTCACCGGGCCCAGCACCAAGAAGCCGGCGAAGATCGCGCTCGACTACGTCAAGGCCCACCCCGAGGTGTTCGGCATCGACGCGGCCGACCTCGCCACGCTGGTGCTGCGCCAGGACTACGTCGACGTCGAGGGCACCCACCACCTCAGCTGGGTGCAGGTGGCCGACGGCGTGCCGGTCTTCGGCAACGGCCTGAAGGCTCACGTGACCGCCGACGGCCGCCTCGTGCAGGTCGACGGCTCGCCGCTCAAGGCGCTGCCGTCCAGTGCCGGCGCCGCGAAGGTCTCGGCCACGGCCGCGCGCGCCGCCGCCGTGAAGGACGTGTTCGGCACCTCCACCGCCAAGGTCACCAAGACCGAGGGCGGCAAGACCACGTTCAGCGACAAGGGCAACGCCAAGCAGGTCTGGTTCCAGACCGCCTCGGGCCCCCGGCTGGCCTGGCAGACGATCGCCGTCGACGAGGGCTACGTGCACGTCGTCGACGCGGCCAGCGGCGAGGTGCTCTACCGCAAGAGCACGATCGCGAACGACCGCGCCGACGTATGGCAGAACTACCCGGGCGCGCCCAAGGGCGGCAAGCAGCAGCCGGTCGACCTGGCCGGCAAGGGCTGGCTGCCGAACAACGCCCGCGTGCTCAGCGGCAACGTCGCGCACGTCTGGTCGGACGTCAACGACAACGACCTCCCGGACGCCTCGGAAGAGGTCGGTCCCTCCGGCGTACGGTCCTGGAACTACCCGTTCGTCGACTTCAACGACGAGGTCGGGGGCCTGTGCTCCGACGCGTACCCCTGCTCGTGGGACCCGGAGACGCCGAACTCGTGGCAGACCAACCGCAAGCAGAACGCGGTGCAGCTGTTCGCGTTCCTGGGTACCTTCCACGACCACCTCAAGGCCGGCCCGATCGGCTTCACCCGGGCCGCCGGCAACTTCGAGGCGCAGGACGGCGACGCGGTGCAGGGCCAGGCCATGGACGGCGCCAACACGGCGGACGGCCTGCCCGACGCCAACCACACCGACAACGCCAACATGAACACCCCGCCCGACGGCATCCCGCCGGTCATGCAGATGTACCTGCTGAGCCCGGGCCCGAGCTCGGTCGCCGCCAACACCGGCGACGAGGCCGACGTGGTGTTCCACGAGTACACCCACGGCCTGTCCAACCGCCTCGTGGTCGACGCGGACGGCAACTCGACGCTCAGCGACCAGCAGGGCGGCGCGATGGGTGAGGCGTGGAGCGACTTCTACGCCTGGGACTACCTGGTGGCCAAGGGCCTGGAGAAGGACACCGCCAAGCCCGGTGAGGTGCTGGTCGGCAAGTACTGGACCGCAGGCGGCACGATCCGCTACGAGGCCCTGGACTGCCCGGTCGGCTCGGCCGCGACCGAGTGCGCGGGCACCCCGGGCGCCGGTCCCGGCGGCTTCACCTACGGCGACTACGGCAAGATCTACGCCGGTGGCCCCGAGGTGCACGCCGACGGTGAGATCTGGGCGCAGACCCTGTGGGACCTGCGTCAGGCGGTGGGCAGCAAGACCGCGCAGTCGATCGTGACGCGCGGCATGGAGCTCTCCCCGTCCAACCCGTCCTTCCTGGACATGCGCAACTCGATCCTCGCCGCCGACCTGGTCGTCAACAAGGGCAAGAACGCCAAGACGATCTGGAAGGTCTTCGCCAAGCGGGGCATGGGCTACTTCGCCGCCGCGATCGACGGAGACGACGCGCAGCCGGTCGAGGACTTCTCGACGCCGCCGTCGGCCAACACCCCGCGGGGCACCCTCAAGGGCAAGGCGACCGACTCGGACACCGGCGCCGCGGTGGCCGGCCTGACCGTCGCCTTCGGCGGCCACGCCTCCGGCTTCGCCGGTGACTACCGGGCCACCACGGGCGCGGACGGCACCTACACGATCTCGGGCATCATCCCGGGCACGTACGCCAAGGTCTACGCGCGTGGCGCGGGCTACGACCAGGTCGTCAAGACGCTGTCGATCAACTCGGGCACCAAGACCGAGAACTGGTCGGTCCGCAAGGACTGGGCCGCCTCCTCGGGCGGCGCGTCGATCGTCAGCTTCACCGGCGTCGACTACACCCCGTACGGCTGTGGCCCGAACGAGCTGATCGACCAGTCGCAGCTCGCGGGCTGGGGCTCCGAGATCGAGACCGAGGCCGGGCAGAACGCCGTGATCCGGCTCTCCGGCACGGTCGACGTCTCCGAGCTCGTGATCAACCCGTCGGCCACCTGTGGTGACGACGAGACCGCCTCGACCGGTGGCTACCGCGTCGAGACCTCGGTCGACGGCACGACCTGGGCGGTCGCCGCGAGCGGCACCTTCCCGGCCGGCACCGTCACGCCCACCCCGGTCGCGCTGGCCGCGGGCACCGGCGACGGCATCGGCTTCGTCCGGTTCACGATGTTGACCTCGCAGGGCCAGGACGCGGGTCTCTGCCCGGCCGGCCAGCCGCCGACGGTCAGCGGCTGCGTGTTCCTCGACAGCACCGAGCTCGCCGTCTACGGACAGGCCGGCTAG
- a CDS encoding AAA family ATPase, with the protein MTTPTWDEPGGPMPNEDFRAATQAIMANIEQVIEGKSATVRLALAVLLAEGHLLIEDVPGVGKTKLAKALARSIDCSVRRIQFTPDLLPSDVTGVSVYNQEQRDFEFKPGAVFANLVVGDEINRASPKTQSALLECMEERQVTVDGTTYELQAPFMVIATQNPIEMEGTYPLPEAQRDRFTARIAMGYPDPRAELAMLGGHGAHDPLNDLRAVADAAMVRRLIATARDVHAAEAVQQYAIALVTATREAPEIRLGASPRSTLQLLRTAKAVAALEGRDYVLPDDLQALAVPVLAHRIIPTADAQLNRRTTDAIVSEIVHRLPLPHDRNRSPYDTRSNNAGGNQYEPRGR; encoded by the coding sequence GTGACAACCCCGACCTGGGACGAGCCCGGTGGACCGATGCCGAACGAGGACTTCCGCGCCGCGACGCAAGCCATCATGGCCAATATCGAACAGGTCATCGAGGGCAAGAGCGCCACGGTTCGTCTCGCTCTGGCGGTTCTGCTGGCCGAGGGTCATCTCCTCATCGAGGACGTGCCCGGCGTGGGCAAGACCAAACTGGCCAAGGCGCTGGCCCGCTCGATCGACTGTTCCGTCCGGCGCATCCAGTTCACGCCCGACCTGCTGCCCAGCGACGTGACCGGCGTCAGCGTCTACAACCAGGAGCAGCGCGACTTCGAGTTCAAGCCCGGCGCCGTGTTCGCGAACCTGGTGGTCGGCGACGAGATCAACCGCGCGTCACCCAAGACCCAGTCCGCCCTCCTGGAGTGCATGGAGGAGCGGCAGGTCACCGTCGACGGCACGACGTACGAGCTGCAGGCGCCGTTCATGGTGATCGCGACGCAGAACCCGATCGAGATGGAGGGCACCTACCCCCTCCCCGAGGCGCAGCGTGACCGGTTCACCGCGCGCATCGCGATGGGCTACCCCGACCCGCGGGCCGAGCTGGCCATGCTGGGCGGGCACGGCGCGCACGACCCGCTGAACGACCTGCGGGCCGTCGCCGACGCCGCCATGGTCCGCCGGCTGATCGCCACCGCGCGTGACGTGCACGCCGCCGAGGCCGTCCAGCAGTACGCGATCGCCCTGGTCACCGCGACCCGGGAGGCCCCCGAGATCCGTCTCGGCGCGTCCCCCCGGTCGACGCTGCAGCTGCTGCGCACGGCCAAGGCCGTGGCCGCGCTCGAGGGCCGCGACTACGTCCTCCCGGACGACCTGCAGGCGCTGGCCGTGCCGGTGCTCGCGCACCGCATCATCCCGACCGCCGACGCGCAGCTCAACCGCCGGACGACTGACGCCATCGTGTCCGAGATCGTGCACCGGCTGCCGCTCCCGCACGACCGCAACCGCTCGCCGTACGACACCCGCAGCAACAACGCCGGCGGCAACCAGTACGAGCCTCGGGGGCGCTGA
- a CDS encoding DUF58 domain-containing protein: protein MREALRGLTTRGRSFLAAAAAAGISAIILGERDLLRVAVLLAALPLLAAAYVGRSRYKLACTRSLDPGRAPVGSSARVILRLQNMSRLPTGTLLLEDRLPYALGSRPRVVLERLGSHQASSVAYTVRADVRGRYPIGPLVIRLTDPFGLCELTRSFPSVDKLTVIPQVFTLPPVRLAGEYAGTGDSRARSVAVHGEDDAATREYRRGDDLRRVHWRSTARTGELMVRREEQPWESRATVVLDTRVYAHRGEGPTASFEWAVSAAASVAMHLRQQGYKLRLVTGSGIDIDAAEATGEGVILDTLADVKPAQNGDISVLVEQVRRRSDGGLVIGIFGALTVPEAELLAGLRGNGATCIGFAIDSSTWVTMSPGERSESDREHSAAALALVHSGWRSVPVVHGSTLPALWPAAARGSSGFAWRAAMAETVGGVIR, encoded by the coding sequence ATGCGGGAGGCCTTGCGAGGGCTGACCACCCGCGGTCGCTCGTTCCTCGCGGCGGCCGCGGCGGCCGGCATCTCCGCGATCATTCTCGGCGAGCGCGACCTGCTGCGGGTGGCGGTTCTGCTCGCTGCCCTGCCGCTGCTGGCCGCGGCGTACGTGGGCCGCAGCCGGTACAAGCTGGCCTGCACCCGCTCGCTCGACCCGGGCCGCGCGCCGGTCGGCTCGAGCGCGCGGGTGATCCTGCGCCTGCAGAACATGTCCCGCCTGCCCACCGGCACCCTGCTCCTGGAGGACAGGCTGCCGTACGCGCTGGGCAGCCGGCCCCGGGTCGTGCTGGAGCGGCTCGGCTCGCACCAGGCCAGCAGCGTGGCGTACACGGTGCGGGCCGACGTGCGGGGCCGCTACCCGATCGGCCCGCTGGTGATCCGGCTGACCGACCCGTTCGGGCTGTGCGAGCTGACCCGCTCGTTCCCCAGCGTCGACAAGCTCACCGTCATCCCCCAGGTGTTCACGCTGCCCCCGGTCCGGCTCGCGGGCGAATACGCCGGCACCGGCGACAGCCGCGCCCGGTCGGTGGCCGTGCACGGCGAGGACGACGCCGCCACCCGGGAGTACCGCCGCGGCGACGACCTGCGGCGGGTGCACTGGCGGTCCACCGCCCGTACGGGCGAGCTGATGGTGCGCCGCGAGGAGCAGCCCTGGGAGAGCCGGGCCACGGTCGTGCTCGACACCCGGGTCTACGCCCACCGCGGCGAGGGCCCGACGGCCAGCTTCGAGTGGGCCGTCTCGGCCGCCGCCAGCGTCGCCATGCACCTGCGTCAGCAGGGCTACAAGCTGCGGCTGGTCACCGGTTCCGGCATCGACATCGACGCGGCCGAAGCCACCGGCGAGGGCGTCATCCTGGACACCCTGGCCGACGTGAAGCCGGCCCAGAACGGCGACATCTCGGTGCTCGTCGAGCAGGTGCGCCGCCGCTCCGACGGCGGCCTGGTGATCGGCATCTTCGGCGCCCTCACCGTGCCCGAGGCCGAGCTCCTGGCCGGGCTGCGCGGCAACGGCGCCACCTGCATCGGCTTCGCCATCGACAGCTCGACCTGGGTCACCATGTCGCCCGGGGAACGTTCGGAATCCGACCGTGAGCACTCGGCGGCCGCGCTGGCTCTGGTGCACAGCGGCTGGCGTTCGGTGCCGGTCGTGCACGGGTCGACGCTGCCCGCGCTGTGGCCGGCCGCCGCACGCGGCTCCAGCGGCTTCGCGTGGCGGGCGGCGATGGCCGAGACCGTGGGCGGGGTGATCCGATGA
- a CDS encoding transglutaminaseTgpA domain-containing protein — MSGRRRLGLVAAGATLLAAAPIVSIFDSYTWLMQCLLTVGLIAGAAVGARTLRFPSWAQALSMIMVLLLTLTWLFPSGEEFLIPTPSTFGHFADLFTQAGQDTRSYGVPVPDRDGLLFVTVLGIGSVAIAVDLLTVIARRPALAGLPMLAIYSVPVAVYVDSVPVLPFIIGAFGFLWLLVSDNIDRVRRFGRRFTGDGRDVDVWEPSPLAAAGRRLGLIGVIAAVLLPLLVPTINGGLLSRLTQTGSGVGVGTGNGTGGRINLFASLAGELTRTEVVDLVRLKTDEQTPYYLRFGVADQLTTNGFGSRTPNGESVTQGLPDPRTSTATSNFTEHRAEVQVTDDLQQGMLPIYQNTVGVDGLQSGWNFDDNQQVVFSNRRSTKGLTYTFDYVRARPTAAQLRQAEPLNPDDPIVRLNTAHPDDAAVTALVDRLTANKRTEYDKVLALYEHFSSKNGFSYRLSTQPVGASSEIAAFLNTKVGYCQQYAAALAWMAREAGIPARVAFGFTRGEREEDGTYKITNRNAHAWTEVYLRGFGWIPFDATPAASVTGAARSDYAPDVDLPTQAPTAAESQAAPGADPSAAGRVERPDRADLNDPGAVGPIDDGTSGGISTTSVLIIALAALLLALLLVPALRRVLVRRHRHAATVPKEPKVTTLGGPSDIVVTSETTKARADAHAAWDELMDTMVDFRIPIDLTETPRVTAQRLVKDAVLLEESASAATLLGSAEERARYARTPLQGGELTTALTQVRKGLARSATRRTRVTAVLLPPSVLMRWRLGIAEGSARLVGASGRVRDVLVKFSPRRLLPHRSR, encoded by the coding sequence ATGAGCGGCCGGCGACGGCTCGGGCTCGTCGCGGCGGGGGCCACCCTGCTCGCGGCCGCGCCCATCGTCTCGATCTTCGACAGCTACACGTGGCTGATGCAGTGCTTGCTCACGGTGGGCCTGATCGCCGGGGCCGCGGTCGGCGCCCGGACGCTGCGGTTCCCCTCGTGGGCCCAGGCGCTCAGCATGATCATGGTGCTGCTGCTGACCCTGACCTGGCTGTTCCCCAGCGGCGAAGAGTTCCTGATCCCCACGCCGAGCACGTTCGGCCACTTCGCCGACCTGTTCACCCAGGCCGGGCAGGACACCCGGTCGTACGGGGTGCCCGTGCCCGACCGGGACGGGCTGCTGTTCGTCACCGTGCTCGGCATCGGCTCGGTCGCCATCGCGGTCGACCTGCTGACCGTGATCGCGCGCCGGCCCGCCCTGGCCGGCCTGCCGATGCTGGCGATCTACTCGGTGCCGGTCGCGGTCTACGTCGACAGCGTGCCGGTGCTGCCGTTCATCATCGGGGCCTTCGGCTTCCTGTGGCTGCTGGTCAGCGACAACATCGACCGCGTACGCCGGTTCGGCCGCCGCTTCACCGGCGACGGGCGCGACGTCGACGTGTGGGAGCCGTCGCCGCTGGCCGCGGCCGGGCGCCGGCTCGGGCTCATCGGCGTGATCGCGGCCGTCCTGCTGCCGCTGCTCGTCCCCACGATCAACGGCGGGCTGCTGTCGCGGCTGACCCAGACCGGCTCCGGGGTGGGCGTCGGCACGGGCAACGGCACCGGCGGGCGGATCAACCTGTTCGCCTCGCTGGCCGGCGAGCTGACCAGGACCGAGGTGGTCGACCTGGTGCGGCTCAAGACCGACGAGCAGACGCCCTACTACCTGCGGTTCGGGGTGGCCGACCAGCTCACCACCAACGGGTTCGGCAGCCGCACACCCAACGGCGAGAGCGTCACCCAGGGCCTGCCCGACCCGCGCACCTCGACGGCGACCAGCAACTTCACCGAGCACCGGGCCGAGGTGCAGGTCACCGACGACCTCCAGCAGGGCATGCTGCCGATCTACCAGAACACGGTGGGGGTCGACGGGCTGCAGAGCGGCTGGAACTTCGACGACAACCAGCAGGTCGTCTTCTCCAACCGCCGGTCCACCAAGGGGCTGACGTACACGTTCGACTACGTACGGGCCCGGCCCACCGCCGCCCAGCTGCGGCAGGCCGAGCCGCTGAACCCGGACGACCCGATCGTGCGGCTCAACACGGCCCACCCGGACGACGCCGCGGTCACCGCCCTGGTCGACCGGCTGACCGCGAACAAGCGCACCGAGTACGACAAGGTGCTGGCACTCTACGAGCACTTCTCGTCCAAGAACGGCTTCAGCTACCGGCTGTCGACGCAGCCCGTCGGGGCCAGCTCCGAGATCGCGGCGTTCCTCAACACCAAGGTCGGCTACTGCCAGCAGTACGCGGCGGCGCTGGCCTGGATGGCCCGCGAGGCCGGGATCCCGGCCCGGGTGGCGTTCGGCTTCACCCGCGGCGAGCGCGAAGAGGACGGCACCTACAAGATCACCAACCGCAACGCCCACGCGTGGACCGAGGTCTACCTGCGCGGCTTCGGCTGGATCCCGTTCGACGCCACCCCGGCGGCGAGCGTGACCGGCGCGGCCCGCTCGGACTACGCGCCCGACGTCGACCTGCCCACGCAGGCCCCGACGGCGGCGGAGTCGCAGGCGGCGCCGGGCGCGGACCCGTCCGCGGCGGGCCGGGTCGAACGGCCCGACCGGGCCGACCTCAACGACCCGGGCGCGGTCGGCCCGATCGACGACGGCACCTCCGGCGGCATCTCCACCACCTCCGTGCTGATCATCGCCCTGGCCGCCCTGCTCCTGGCATTGCTGCTGGTGCCCGCGTTGCGGCGGGTGCTGGTGCGACGGCATCGGCACGCGGCCACCGTGCCCAAGGAACCGAAGGTCACGACGCTGGGCGGCCCGTCCGACATCGTGGTGACCTCCGAGACCACGAAGGCGCGGGCCGACGCGCACGCGGCCTGGGACGAACTGATGGACACGATGGTCGACTTCCGGATCCCCATCGACCTCACCGAGACGCCTCGGGTCACCGCCCAGCGGCTGGTGAAGGACGCGGTGCTGCTCGAGGAGTCCGCCTCCGCGGCGACGCTGCTCGGGTCGGCGGAGGAACGGGCCCGGTACGCTCGCACACCGCTGCAGGGTGGCGAGCTGACCACGGCGCTGACCCAGGTGCGCAAGGGTCTGGCCCGGTCGGCCACCCGCCGCACCCGCGTCACGGCGGTGCTGCTGCCGCCGTCGGTGCTGATGCGCTGGCGCCTCGGGATCGCCGAGGGGTCGGCCCGGCTGGTCGGCGCGTCCGGACGGGTGCGGGACGTGCTGGTCAAGTTCAGCCCGCGCCGGCTGCTCCCCCACCGGAGCCGCTGA
- a CDS encoding DUF3040 domain-containing protein, translating into MPLSEHEQRLFDQIERSLAEDPKFASAVRASDPRFHARRRLLVAAFVIVLGLALVVYGTVSSNTPLGVAGFVVMLGSAAFAMQSRRKSSAPTDLHAVGGTATRRTRQTRKAGFIDRLEDRWRQRPEGHR; encoded by the coding sequence GTGCCGCTCTCGGAGCACGAGCAGCGGCTGTTCGATCAGATCGAGCGGTCGCTTGCCGAGGATCCTAAGTTCGCCTCGGCTGTGCGGGCCAGCGACCCGCGTTTTCACGCACGGCGCCGGCTGCTGGTCGCCGCGTTCGTCATCGTCCTTGGCCTAGCGCTGGTCGTCTATGGCACGGTCAGCAGCAACACGCCGCTGGGCGTGGCGGGCTTCGTGGTCATGCTGGGTTCCGCCGCTTTCGCGATGCAGTCCCGCCGCAAGAGCTCGGCCCCGACCGACCTGCACGCCGTGGGCGGCACCGCCACGCGGCGCACCCGCCAGACCCGCAAGGCCGGTTTCATCGACCGGCTGGAGGACCGCTGGCGCCAGCGCCCCGAGGGTCATCGCTGA